From the genome of Sphingopyxis sp. DBS4:
CGGCGGCATAGGCGCGGAAGCGGCCGGTGCTCGTGCCCTGGAAGACGAGGTTGCCCGCGGTCGTCATCGTCCCGCCGTTCCACGCGGCGGGATAGTCGACGCCCCACGCGACCTTGCCCGTGCGCGGGTCGAAGGCGACGAGGCGTCCGGTCGTCGCGGCGACCGCGGCGCGGAACGCCTTGGCATCGTCGGGAAGCATCGTCTTGTTGAGCGAGGTGCCGACGTTGAACCCCAGCACCTTGCGCTTGTCGAGCTCGTCCATGTCCTGGAGATAGCCCTGCGGAATCTGCTGCGCCGGGATGTAGACGAGCCCGGTCGCGGGGTTGTAGCTCATCGGGTGCCAGTTGTGCGCGCCGAGCGCGCCGGGGATGGCGATGAACGGCTTTCCGGTCTTGTAGAAGCGCGCCTCGGGATTCTCGATCGGGCGGCCGGTGGCGAGGTCATAGCCGGTCGCCCAGTTGATCCCGTCGACATAGGGCTTGGCGTCGATCAGCTTGCCGCTCGTGCGGTCGATGGTGAAGAAGAAGCCGTTCTTCGGTGCGTGGTAGAGCACTTTGGTCGGCTTGCCGTCCACCGCCTGCTCGGCGAGGATGATCGGCTGGGTCGCGGTATAGTCCCAGCTCTCGCCGGGCGTTTCCTGATAATGCCACTTATACTTGCCGGTGTTCGCGTCGAGCGCGACGACCGAGGAGAGGAACCAGTTGTCGCCCTCGCCGTTCGAGCGCTCGCCATGGTTCCACGGATTGCCGTTGCCGACGCCGAGATAGATCTGGTCGAGATCCTTGTCGTAGACGATCGCGTCCCACACCGTGCCGCCGCCGCCCGACACCTTCCACTCGCCCTTGTCGGACCAGGTGGCGTTGCCCTTCGATGCGAAGATGTCGTCGCTCGCGGCGCCATCTTTTGCCTTGGTCGGGTTGGGTGCGGTGTAGAAGCGCCAGCGTTCCTTGCCGGTGTCGGCGTCGTAAGCGGTGACGTATCCGCGTACCCCGAACTCGGCGCCGCCGTTGCCGATCAGCACCATGTCCTTCACGACACGCGGCGCGCCGGTGATCGTATAGGGCTTCGAGGTGTCGAAGGTCTGCGTCGACCACAGCTCCTTGCCGGTCTTGCGGTCGAGCGCGATCAGGCGGCCGTCGAGCGTGCCGACGAACAGCTTGTCGCCCCACACCGCGACGCCGCGGTTGACGACGTCGCAGCAGGCCGAAACCGCGCGGTCGCCGGGAACCTTGGGGTCGAAGCTCCAGAGTTTCTTGCCGGTCGCGGCATCCCACGCGTCGACCTTCGACCAGGCGTGGCTGACATAAAGCACCCCGTCGACGACGACCGGGGTCGCTTCCTGCCCGCGCGCATCGTCGAGGTCGGCGAACCAGGCGATGCCGAGCTGGCCGACATTCTTGTCGTTGATATCGGTCAGCGGGCTGAAGCGCTGTTCGTCGTAGCTGTAGCCGATGCCCGCCCAATTATCGCCGTTGCCGCCGGTCTTGAGCAGCGCCTCGCTCGCCTTCTCGGCATCGTCGAGCGCGCCTCCGCCCGAAATGCTGTCGTTCTTCGATGCGTTGCACGCCGCCAGTGCCAAGGCCGCGCAACCCAGCAGCGCCGCCGAAAAGACCGTCTTCGCCATATCCCTCTCCCACGTCTATGCTTGACGTTAACGTCAAGTCTGCGCCGGAAGGGGCCGGGGTGCAAGCAGGAAAATGAGGAGAAGGAGGCTCTCTTATCGTCACCCGGACTTGATCCGGGGTCCACGAAGGCAAACGCTGCCCTGGACGCCATGGATCCCGGATCAAGTCCGGGATGACGAACTAAATCGTGGTGCTGATCAGCTTGTCCAGGGCGGCGCGTTCAGACCCGCGGGGCTGGCGGTGAAAATCTCGCAGCCGGTCTCGGTGATCCCGATGCTATGCTCGAACTGCGCCGAAAGCGAACGGTCGCGGGTTACCGCGGTCCAGCCGTCGGCGAGCATCTTCACCGCATATTTGCCGGTGTTGATCATCGGCTCGATCGTGAAGAACATGCCGGGGCGAAGTTCCGGTCCGGTGCCGGGGCGCCCGGCGTGGACGACCTCGGGCGCGTCGTGGAACATCTGCCCGACGCCGTGGCCGCAGAAATCGCGCACCACCGAATAGCGGTGGCGCTCGGCATGGCTCTGGATCGCGTGCGCGACGTCGCCCATCGTGTTGCCGGGTTTCGCCTGCTCGATGCCGAGCATCAGGCATTCATAGGTCACGTCGACCAGCCGCCGCGCCTTCACGCCGACGTCGCCGAGCAGATACATGCGGCTCGAATCGCCGTGCCAGCCGTCAACCATCGGGGTGACATCGACGTTGATAATGTCGCCTTCGCGCAGCGGCTTGTCGTCGGGGATGCCATGGCACACGACATGGTTGATGCTGGTGCAGCAGCTATGCGTATAGCCACGATAGCCGAGCGTCGCGGGAATGCCGCCGCCCTTGAGCGTCATTTCGCGGACGAGATCGTCGATCTGTGCCGTGGTCACGCCGGGCTGGACGAAGGGGACGAGTGCGTCGAGAATTTCGGCCGCAAGCTGTCCAGCCCGCCGCATTCCGGCAAAGCCGGCCGCATCGTGCAGCTTGATCGTGCCGTCGCGGACGCGGGCAGGAGTGGCCGCTTCGTCGGCGGTTACGGAGATGTAGTTGTACATGGGGGGTATATAGGCAAGTTGGCGCCGAAATGCGAGGGGCGCGATGTCAGAGCGCCGACAGATGATCGCGGAACCAGTCGGCCAACTCTTCTTCTGCAAGCTCGCCTGCTGCAAGCGCGAGGAACGTCACGACCAGTTCGGCATCGGTGGCATCCAGCCAGCTCCCGTTACGGACCAGAAAGGTTTCGCTGACGACCAAGGCTGTCCGCTTGTTGCCATCGACGAAGGGATGGTTGCGCGCGATTCCGAAGGCATAGGCCGCAGCGAGGGCGGCAAGGTCGGGGTCGGCATAGGCGGCCAGATTTTGCGGTCTCGCCATCGCGCTTTCCAACAGCGCAGCATCACGAACGCCGCTGCCGCCGCCATGTTCCGCAATCTGTTCGTGGTGCGCCGCCAGAGCAGTCTCCAGCGACACCCATCTCCACCCCATGAATCTGGCCTATTTCGCCAGTTCGCGTAGCGCGCGTTTGCGGCGCGCCATCACTTCGCGAGCGGCGGCCATCTCTTCCTCGAAATCAGCGTCGAAAGGCGCCAGTTCGATACCGCGCTCGGTGTCGCGCACCGATAGCATGTCGCCCTGCGCCGCGCCGAGGCGCGCCAGCAATTCCTTGGGCAGGATGACGGCGGCGCTGTTGCCGACCTTGGTTATCTTAAGTGGCGTGTTCATACATGTGTTATAACGCTGCCGCTCAAGCAATTCAAGAAGCGACGCGCGTAACTAGCTGCGCGACGGAGCCCAATCGGTTATAAGGACGAAATCCGTCGCTCCGGGCACTTTCTCAAAAACGCTGCCAACGGGTGCATCGAGAAACGGGATGATGGAGCGGTCATAGTTGGCGATCGTGTTCACGTCATAGATGTCGTGTTTCGCGGCATCATTCATATATGCATCGTCTTCAGTGCCGGAAAGGAAAGCCCATCCGCTATCCTGTGGATTATGCGGTTGTTGTCGATACATGAACCGGACGGGAAGACCATCTATGGTTATGCGGTCGGACGCTATGCATCCGCCGCGCCCGGTCGCGAGCGGGTGAATGTCGTCCTTTGACATTCTGTAGATCTTTCCCGCGGCCATTGGTTTCGTCCCTCCCAAAGCGAACAGGGCAGTCGCGACAAACCCGAAGGCCGATAGACTGCCCTGCGCGCATAATCGCTATTCCGCCGCTTTCTCGGCCTTGCCTTTCGCCTTGCCCTTGCTCGCCTTGGGCGGTGCGGGGACGATT
Proteins encoded in this window:
- a CDS encoding PQQ-dependent dehydrogenase, methanol/ethanol family, with amino-acid sequence MAKTVFSAALLGCAALALAACNASKNDSISGGGALDDAEKASEALLKTGGNGDNWAGIGYSYDEQRFSPLTDINDKNVGQLGIAWFADLDDARGQEATPVVVDGVLYVSHAWSKVDAWDAATGKKLWSFDPKVPGDRAVSACCDVVNRGVAVWGDKLFVGTLDGRLIALDRKTGKELWSTQTFDTSKPYTITGAPRVVKDMVLIGNGGAEFGVRGYVTAYDADTGKERWRFYTAPNPTKAKDGAASDDIFASKGNATWSDKGEWKVSGGGGTVWDAIVYDKDLDQIYLGVGNGNPWNHGERSNGEGDNWFLSSVVALDANTGKYKWHYQETPGESWDYTATQPIILAEQAVDGKPTKVLYHAPKNGFFFTIDRTSGKLIDAKPYVDGINWATGYDLATGRPIENPEARFYKTGKPFIAIPGALGAHNWHPMSYNPATGLVYIPAQQIPQGYLQDMDELDKRKVLGFNVGTSLNKTMLPDDAKAFRAAVAATTGRLVAFDPRTGKVAWGVDYPAAWNGGTMTTAGNLVFQGTSTGRFRAYAADTGKQLLDLDMQSGIVSAPSTFRVGGVQYVAFQTGKGGAFPLVAGVAGGVTRKLPNLPRLVVLKLGGTVKLPAPPATTTLAWNPPPQFGTPEQVASGKAHFGRYCQVCHGDSAIGNGFTPDLRVSGTLTNADAWKSVILDGALKDRGMVSFARVLTPADAEAIRAYVIDRSNWTKANLPDATAPVGR
- the map gene encoding type I methionyl aminopeptidase, producing MYNYISVTADEAATPARVRDGTIKLHDAAGFAGMRRAGQLAAEILDALVPFVQPGVTTAQIDDLVREMTLKGGGIPATLGYRGYTHSCCTSINHVVCHGIPDDKPLREGDIINVDVTPMVDGWHGDSSRMYLLGDVGVKARRLVDVTYECLMLGIEQAKPGNTMGDVAHAIQSHAERHRYSVVRDFCGHGVGQMFHDAPEVVHAGRPGTGPELRPGMFFTIEPMINTGKYAVKMLADGWTAVTRDRSLSAQFEHSIGITETGCEIFTASPAGLNAPPWTS
- a CDS encoding type II toxin-antitoxin system death-on-curing family toxin — its product is MGWRWVSLETALAAHHEQIAEHGGGSGVRDAALLESAMARPQNLAAYADPDLAALAAAYAFGIARNHPFVDGNKRTALVVSETFLVRNGSWLDATDAELVVTFLALAAGELAEEELADWFRDHLSAL
- a CDS encoding AbrB/MazE/SpoVT family DNA-binding domain-containing protein produces the protein MNTPLKITKVGNSAAVILPKELLARLGAAQGDMLSVRDTERGIELAPFDADFEEEMAAAREVMARRKRALRELAK
- a CDS encoding DUF2185 domain-containing protein yields the protein MSKDDIHPLATGRGGCIASDRITIDGLPVRFMYRQQPHNPQDSGWAFLSGTEDDAYMNDAAKHDIYDVNTIANYDRSIIPFLDAPVGSVFEKVPGATDFVLITDWAPSRS